The following proteins are encoded in a genomic region of Streptomyces collinus Tu 365:
- the whiA gene encoding DNA-binding protein WhiA — protein sequence MAMTAAVKDEISRLPVTRTCCRKAEVSAILRFAGGLHLVSGRIVIEAELDTAMAARRLKRDILEIFGHSSELIVMAPGGLRRGSRYVVRVVAGGDQLARQTGLVDGRGRPIRGLPPQVVSGATCDAEAAWRGAFLAHGSLTEPGRSSSLEVTCPGPEAALALVGAARRLSIAAKAREVRGVDRVVVRDGDAIGALLTRLGAHESVLAWEERRMRREVRATANRLANFDDANLRRSARAAVAAGARVQRALEILGEEVPEHLAAAGRLRMEHKQASLEELGALADPPLTKDAVAGRIRRLLAMADKRAADLGIPSTEANLSDELADNLAG from the coding sequence ATGGCGATGACGGCAGCGGTGAAGGACGAGATCTCCCGGCTCCCCGTCACCCGGACCTGCTGCAGGAAGGCGGAGGTCTCCGCCATTCTGCGGTTCGCCGGCGGCCTTCACCTGGTGAGCGGGCGCATCGTGATCGAGGCGGAGCTGGACACCGCGATGGCGGCCCGCCGGCTCAAGCGGGACATCCTGGAGATCTTCGGCCACAGTTCCGAACTGATCGTGATGGCTCCCGGCGGTCTGCGCCGTGGTTCGCGGTACGTGGTGCGGGTGGTCGCGGGCGGTGACCAGCTGGCCCGCCAGACCGGGCTGGTGGACGGCCGCGGGCGCCCGATCCGGGGTCTGCCCCCGCAGGTGGTCTCGGGGGCCACCTGTGACGCGGAGGCGGCCTGGCGGGGCGCCTTCCTGGCGCACGGCTCGCTGACCGAGCCCGGCCGTTCCTCCTCCCTGGAGGTGACCTGCCCCGGTCCCGAGGCCGCGCTCGCGCTGGTCGGTGCCGCGCGCCGGCTGTCGATCGCCGCGAAGGCCCGCGAGGTGCGCGGGGTGGACCGGGTGGTCGTCCGCGACGGTGACGCGATCGGCGCCCTGCTCACCCGGCTCGGCGCGCACGAGTCGGTGCTGGCCTGGGAGGAGCGCCGGATGCGGCGCGAGGTGCGGGCCACCGCCAACCGGCTCGCCAACTTCGACGACGCCAACCTGCGCCGCTCGGCCCGTGCCGCGGTGGCCGCCGGTGCCCGGGTGCAGCGCGCGCTGGAGATCCTCGGCGAGGAGGTGCCCGAGCACCTCGCGGCCGCCGGCCGGCTGCGCATGGAGCACAAGCAGGCCTCGCTGGAGGAACTGGGCGCGCTCGCCGACCCGCCGCTGACCAAGGACGCGGTCGCGGGCCGGATCCGCCGGCTGCTGGCGATGGCCGACAAGCGCGCCGCCGACCTCGGCATCCCGAGCACCGAGGCCAACCTCAGCGACGAGCTGGCGGACAACCTGGCGGGCTGA